A region of the Flintibacter sp. KGMB00164 genome:
TCTTTGATCTTGTCCTCTACCAACCACTCCTTGAAGGTGGTGTAGGGCACCTGAACCGTGTCCGCATTTTCATAGGCAGACTGGCAGCTGCGCAGCAAAATGGTAAAAAACAGTGCCCAGAGGACAATACTGACCAGACCGATCACATTGCGTTTGTTGTTTCGGTTGTTATTGTTTTTTTCTGGCTTCAAATGAGAATACCTCCGTCGCTTGTTGGCACAAAAAAATGGGGAACCAGAGCCTTTCGGCCCGGTTCATCTCAGATTCGCAGTGATTACTATACCACACTCTTCCTTTAAAAACAAGAAAGAGTGCTGTAAACTTTCTGTGAAACCCGGTATTCCAGACACAATTTTTCCCTTCCCTCGGGGTGGGAAATATGGTATAGTATATTCTGTATCGCATTTTGATTTTTTACCGCTCATTTTGGAGGTTTTCAATCCATGAATAAACGTCCCCCCCTGCGCCGTTCCGCTCCCATCGAAGCGGAAAGCGACGGCGTGATCGAAGGCCGCAACGCAGTCATCGAGGCATTGCGCGCCGGCGTGACCATCGACAAAATTTTCATCGCGAAAGGCGAGACCGACGCCACCCTGGGGCATATCGCCTCCACCGCCCGGGAAAAGGGCATTGTGGTGGTGGATGCCGACCGGCGCAAGCTGGACGGCATGAGCCGCACCCACTCCCACCAGGGCGTCATCGCCCTGTGCGCGGTGCGGGAGTATGTCACCGTGGACGACATCCTCGCCATCGCCCGGGAGAAGGGGGAAAAGCCCCTGATCGTGGTGTGCGACGAGCTCAGTGATCCCCACAACCTGGGTGCGGTCATCCGTACCGCCGACGCCGCCGGTGCCCACGGGGTCATCATCCCCAAGCGCCGCTCCGCGGGACTCACCGCCGTGGTAGCCAAGACCTCCGCCGGTGCGGTGGCCCATGTGCCCGTAGCCCGGGTGCCTAACCTGGTGGCCGCTCTGAAGGAGCTGCAGCAGGCGGGCGTGTGGGTCTTCGGCACTGCCGCCGAGGGGACTACCTCCCTCTATCAGGCCGACCTGAAGGGCCCGGCCGCCATCGTCATCGGCAGCGAGGGAGACGGCATGGGCCGCCTGGTCACGGAGAACTGTGACTTCACCGTCTCCATCCCCATGTTCGGCAAGATCAACTCCCTCAACGCCTCGGCCGCCGCCGCCGTGCTTCTTTATGAGGCCGTCCGGCAGCGCGTAGGCGGATAATTATTCTCACGAACCACCACCAAGGAGCCGCTTATGCGCCAGCGTGACAAAGAAAAACCCAATAAAACCACTCCGGAGAATACGAAGCATCCCACCCAGGAGCCTGCGGAAGAGATCTATTCTCTGGAAGATATCCTGGCTGAGTATGGCACCCGGCGCAGCACGGTACGCACCGCTGTCCCCGTAAACTCTCCCCTGGACCAGCCGGAGGGCAAGGTACTGGCCTTCCCCCGGCGGCCTGTCCCGACGCCTCAGGAGGAGCCGGAGGATTCGGACGCCCAGGAGGAGCCGGAGACCGCTTCTCCGCCGGACCAGACTGAACAGGAGCCGGAATCTTCTTCCCAGCAGGAGGAGGAAGAGCAGGAGGCATCCCAGGAGGAGGAAGAGGAAGACGCCGGAGAAGATGATTCCGGCGTGGTGGAATTCCCCCCGGAGGAGAGCCTGCTGTCCTCTCTGCTCAAGCGTCTGGGCCGTAAGGCCGACCGGTATGCCGACCAGATGTTTCAGGAGTCGGAGGAGATGGACGAGGAGGAGATCCGCCGTCTGGAGGAGCTGATCCCCGGCACCGACCAGGAGGACGAGCCTCCCCAGCCTCAGACCCCCAGTCTGCTCTATCGCCTGCTCCACCGCCCCCGGCGGGAGGAGCCCATGCCCGAGGACATTGCCCCCCAGCAGCTGGCCCGTACATATGGAAAGGGACTCAAGGGCCTGCGCCTGCGCTCCCTGGCCATCTTCCTGCTGGCTGCGGTGGCTATATTCCAGCTGTTAGTGCCTGCCCTCAACTATGTATGGCTGCCTCCGCTGGACGACTATCAGATCCAGGTCTGGATCGCCTGCGGCCTGTTGGGCGCGGGCTTTCTCCTGTCCGCCGATGTGCTGTTTACCGGGCTTGCCCGGGCCTTCCACGGCAAAGTGGGTATGGATACCCTGTGCGCCCTGTCGGTAATCTTCACTCTGGCCGACGGATTGGTGCTGGCCATGGTACAAAACCGGGAGGGCCAGCTGCCCTACACCGCCGCAGTTCTGGTGGGTCTGTTCTTTTTGACCCACGGGACCTATCACAAAAAATGCGGACTCCGTCTGGCCTGCCGCACGGCCGCCGCGGCGGCGGAGCCCTATCTCCTTACCCTGGACGAGGGCAAGTGGAACGGCCGGGACACCTACTGCAAGTGGTCCGGCGTGCCCAACGGCTTTGGCAGCCAGATCCAGACCGACGACGGAGCCCAGCGGATCTACCGCCGCTACTGCCCCATCCTGCTGCTGGCCTGCCTGCTGTTCTCCATTTTGTCCTCGGTGGCGGCCAACCGGCCTGAGTACCTTCTGTGGTGCCTGTCGGCCACCTTTACTTCCGCCGCTGCCTTTGGCAGCGCTCTGGTCTACGGCCGCCCCTTCCACAAGGTGACCCGCCGTCTCTCTCAGACCGGCGCCGCCCTGGCCGGATGGCCCGGCCTGCTCCAGACCCGAAAGGGGGACCGGGTCCTGATCTACGACGGCGACCTGTTTCCTCCGGGCTATGTGGAGTTCAACGGCATCAAGGTCTTTGGCGACTATTCCATCGAGCGGGTACTCAGCTACACCGCCACCCTGATCCGGGACTCGGGCAGCGGCCTGACTAAGCTCTTTCATGATCTGCTGCGGGCCCAAGGCGGCCTGTTCCGCCAGGCCGACCACCTGTGCTGCTATGAGGGCGGCGGTCTGTCCGCCAACATCCGCGGCTATCAGGTTCTGGTTGGCTCGGCCTCCTTTATGAATCTGATGGAGGTCCCCCTTCCCCCCGGCTTGAACGTGAAAAACGCCGTGTTCTGTGCCATCGACGGGGATCTGGCCGGCATTTTTGCCCTCAATTACAGCCTGCATGACGGGGTATTCCCCTCTCTGGACGCCCTGCTGCGGGAAAAAGTGGGCCCGGTACTGGCGACCCGGGACTTTAACATCATCCCCGCCATGCTCCACCAGCGCTTCAAGCTGGCATCGGACAAGATGGACTTTCCCCCTGTGGAGCGCCGCCGGGAGCTGTCCGACCCGGAACAGCCCCACAATCCCATTCTCACCGCCGTGCTGTGCCGGGAGGGCCTGGTGCCCTACGCCGACTCGGTGGTGGGCGCCCGGCGTCTGCGCCGGGCCACCCGCTTCGGCGCCATCCTCACCTGTATTGGCTCCACAGTAGGGGTACTGCTGGCCTACTATCTGACGGCAGTGGCCGCCTTTGGCTCGCTGTCCCCTCTGAATCTGCTGATCTTCCTGCTTACCTGGCTGCTCCCGGTGTGGTTCCTTACCAGCTGGGTGCCCCGGTACTGATGGAAAAGGAGGCTTTTTTATGATTCGACCTGCCAATCCCCAAGACCTGCCCGCCATCGCCGCCATCTACGAGGCGATTCTGGCAGAGGAGGACGCCCGTCCGGTCTCCTTCACCAACTGGCAGCGGGGCAAGTACCCCACCGTGGACACCGCTCGTGCCGCCCTGGAGGCAGGCACCCTCTTTACCGCCGAGGAAAACGGTGAGGTGTACGGCTGCGTCAACCTCAATGGGGAACAGCTGCCTGAGTACGCCGACATCCCCTGGCAGTACGCCGCCCAGGACAACGAGGTGGGCGTCATCCACACCCTGGTCATTCACCCTGCCTGGTCGGGCAAGGGCAAGGCCCGGGAGCTGGTGGCCTTCTGCGAAGAGCACTGCCGCCAGCAGGGCAAGCGAGTCATCCGTTTGGACACCTATGTGAACAACCAGCCTGCCAACTCCATGTATCCCCGTCTGGGCTACCGCTTTGCGGGCACCAGCCACTTTCTCTTCCAGGGCTTTTTGCCGGAGGATCTCAACTGCTACGAAAAATTGCTGTAAAAAAAACGGAGTGGACGTAACGTCCACTCCGTTTTTTCAGATTTGCAGCAGTCCAGCCTTCTCCAGCCGTCCCCGGATCATGGGGCCCATGGTCATGGCCAGCGCCATCTTTACCAGATCGCCCGCGATGAAGGGGATCACGCACATCCACAGGGCGGCCATCACTCCGGTGTTGGTGGAGAAACAGAACCAGGCCGTACCCAGAGCGTAACACACCGCGGTGCCCAGAACCATTCCCAGCAGCTGGAGAATCCGGCTGTGGGTGTGGTCGATGACCAAGCCAGCGATCACCGCCATGGGCAAAAAGCCGATGATATAGCCTCCGGTGGGACCGGCCAGTTTCCCCAGCCCTCCGGC
Encoded here:
- the rlmB gene encoding 23S rRNA (guanosine(2251)-2'-O)-methyltransferase RlmB: MNKRPPLRRSAPIEAESDGVIEGRNAVIEALRAGVTIDKIFIAKGETDATLGHIASTAREKGIVVVDADRRKLDGMSRTHSHQGVIALCAVREYVTVDDILAIAREKGEKPLIVVCDELSDPHNLGAVIRTADAAGAHGVIIPKRRSAGLTAVVAKTSAGAVAHVPVARVPNLVAALKELQQAGVWVFGTAAEGTTSLYQADLKGPAAIVIGSEGDGMGRLVTENCDFTVSIPMFGKINSLNASAAAAVLLYEAVRQRVGG
- a CDS encoding GNAT family N-acetyltransferase; translation: MIRPANPQDLPAIAAIYEAILAEEDARPVSFTNWQRGKYPTVDTARAALEAGTLFTAEENGEVYGCVNLNGEQLPEYADIPWQYAAQDNEVGVIHTLVIHPAWSGKGKARELVAFCEEHCRQQGKRVIRLDTYVNNQPANSMYPRLGYRFAGTSHFLFQGFLPEDLNCYEKLL
- a CDS encoding biotin transporter BioY, producing the protein MTQSPVPAAGSRGKIYVMSMIAVMTAVTCVLAPLSIPIGEVPISFTNLVIYFTLYLLGWKRASVSYIVYMLIGMVGVPVFSGFAGGLGKLAGPTGGYIIGFLPMAVIAGLVIDHTHSRILQLLGMVLGTAVCYALGTAWFCFSTNTGVMAALWMCVIPFIAGDLVKMALAMTMGPMIRGRLEKAGLLQI